One Nicotiana tomentosiformis chromosome 4, ASM39032v3, whole genome shotgun sequence genomic window carries:
- the LOC104108643 gene encoding uncharacterized protein gives MAISGRLLRTSKHMGLGDNAQKQKPCKSFSNYSLRLLCLNKGSKINVGGGDMEKKPVAAKAVGGAGTMSRLACVVVDEPMTQNWFPDIGLVVENVSDLILQNLKTFLKEMPQKLHHLQLFIEKGILDCRFFTLFAVAGTLIGSLLCFVEGCYLVIESYFHYFMALSQKSDLGHVVQLLIEAIDMFILGTAMLTFGMGLYVMFVGSRNINVKGDQGTGKNLSYFQTIPSIMGMKSVMQAKSRIGHALIMLLQVGVLEKFKNIPVVNGLDLACFAGAVFVSSICVFILSRLAVTTTKAGN, from the exons ATGGCCATCAGTGGTAGATTGTTACGTACCTCTAAACATATGGGGTTAGGTGACAATGCTCAGAAACAAAAACCTTGTAAATCTTTCAGTAATTATTCGTTGAGGTTACTATGTTTAAACAAAGGTAGTAAGATTAATGTTGGTGGCGGAGATATGGAGAAGAAACCAGTGGCTGCTAAGGCTGTTGGCGGGGCAGGCACCATGTCAAGATTGGCATGTGTGGTTGTTGACGAACCAATGACACAGAACTGGTTTCCAGATATCGGTTTAGTAGTAGAAAATGTCTCGGATCTGATACTTCAGAACTTGAAAACTTTCCTCAAAGAAATGCCGCAGAAGTTGCATCATTTGCAGTTGTTCATCGAGAAG GGTATTTTGGATTGCAGGTTCTTCACTCTCTTTGCAGTCGCAGGGACTTTGATTGGTTCATTGTTATGCTTTGTCGAG GGTTGTTACCTAGTCATAGAGTCATACTTCCATTATTTTATGGCACTCTCACAAAAGTCAGACCTAGGACATGTCGTGCAACTACTGATCGAAGCTATAG aTATGTTTATTTTGGGGACTGCTATGCTTACTTTTGGAATGGGATTGTATGTCATGTTCGTGGGATCAAGAAATATTAATGTTAAAGGAGATCAAGGGACAGGCAAAAACTTGTCTTACTTTCAGACAATTCCATCAATAATGGGAATGAAATCAGTGATGCAAGCCAAATCAAGAATAGGACATGCACTAATAATGCTACTTCAAGTTGGAGTATTAGAGAAGTTCAAGAATATTCCTGTGGTTAATGGACTGGATCTAGCTTGTTTTGCTGGAGCTGTGTTTGTTTCCTCCATTTGTGTATTCATTCTTTCTAGACTTGCTGTCACTACCACAAAGGCTGGCAACTAA
- the LOC104108644 gene encoding probable hexosyltransferase MUCI70 — protein MSSMLNNNSISITVSDDEPDEFANKLRARARRKRKKIGHRSKTSCTHIILKNLLRWWPVLLFLLAAALLIFEASRIGTRPSSLVKKPDPVTEQKLNKPVEKKPPANLNRLDPVTHVVHGVREPCLKLLPAEELEHLDFPVDKVPADPIKRVIYTTKANPAYVDENMPFEQHSEATRFNLFTGNQTLKQRDESFKVKGEASIHCGFYSDKGGFRISVEDRSYMESCKAVVSTCAFGGGDDLYQPIGMSESSLKKVCFVAFWDEITLASQEADGHKVGDDHYIGKWRIILVKDLPFRDQRLNGKIPKMLAHRLFPNARCSIWVDSKSQLRRDPLGVLEALLWHSNSVLAISEHGARSSVYDEAKAVIKKNKATPEEVEVQLAQYRQDGLPEDKRFNGKKALAEASIIVREHTPSTNLFMCLWFNEVVRFTSRDQLSFPYVLWRFKEFRNINMFPVCTRKDLVNSMGHIRKAKPLTS, from the exons ATGTCGTCGATGTTAAACAACAACAGTATCTCCATTACTGTCTCTGACGACGAGCCCGACGAATTTGCCAACAAGCTTAGGGCTCGAGCTCGAAGGAAGAGAAAGAAAATCGGCCACCGAAGCAAAACCAGTTGCACTCATATTATCCTTAAAAATCTCCTCCGGTGGTGGCCTGTTCTCCTATTCTTACTTGCCGCGGCTCTTCTCATCTTCGAGGCCTCTCGAATTGGAACAAGACCTAGTTCGCTTGTTAAAAAACCGGATCCGGTGACCGAACAAAAGCTTAATAAGCCTGTTGAGAAGAAGCCGCCGGCGAATTTAAATCGTCTCGATCCGGTAACTCATGTTGTCCATGGAGTTAGAGAAC CCTGCTTGAAGCTACTACCAGCTGAAGAGCTTGAGCATCTGGATTTTCCCGTGGATAAAGTACCTGCTGATCCTATTAAACGGGTGATATACACCACAAAGGCAAATCCTGCTTATGTTGATGAGAATATGCCATTTGAGCAACACTCGGAGGCCACAAGATTTAATTTATTCACAGGAAACCAAACTCTCAAGCAAAGGGATGAAAGTTTTAAG GTGAAAGGAGAGGCTTCTATCCACTGTGGTTTTTACAGTGATAAAGGTGGCTTTAGGATTTCTGTTGAAGATAGAAGTTATATGGAATCCTGCAAAGCTGTTGTGTCGACTTGTGCATTTGGTGGTGGAGATGATCTCTATCAACCTATAGGAATGTCAGAGTCATCTCtcaagaag GTTTGCTTTGTGGCTTTTTGGGATGAAATTACACTTGCATCACAAGAGGCAGATGGCCATAAAGTTGGTGATGACCATTATATCGGAAAATGGCGCATTATCCTTGTTAAGGATCTACCTTTCCGAGACCAAAGGTTGAATGGTAAAATCCCAAAG ATGCTGGCCCATCGTCTCTTTCCGAATGCTAGATGTTCCATTTGGGTAGATTCGAAATCCCAACTTAGGAGGGATCCATTGGGTGTATTGGAAGCTTTGCTTTGGCATTCAAACTCTGTACTAGCAATCTCTGAACATGGGGCTCGGAGTAGCGTGTATGATGAGGCAAAGGCTGTTATCAAGAAAAACAAAGCCACTCCAGAGGAAGTAGAGGTGCAGTTAGCTCAGTACCGTCAAGATGGCCTCCCTGAGGATAAGAGATTCAATGGGAAGAAAG CTCTAGCTGAGGCTTCAATTATTGTGAGAGAGCACACTCCATCAACTAATCTGTTCATGTGCCTATGGTTCAATGAGGTGGTTCGCTTTACGTCCCGTGATCAACTGAGTTTTCCATATGTCCTTTGGCGGTTCAAAGAGTTTAGGAATATCAACATGTTCCCTGTTTGTACACGTAAAGATCTGGTTAATAGCATGGGTCACATAAGAAAAGCGAAGCCTCTAACAAGTTAA